In Dromiciops gliroides isolate mDroGli1 chromosome 4, mDroGli1.pri, whole genome shotgun sequence, one DNA window encodes the following:
- the PTMA gene encoding prothymosin alpha isoform X2, with protein MGPGQGRPRTAHYSILKGLAPRESPTGRSQKPSLHCSRAAVCAGHLFPRCSRRLRLLPRPRSGSAAPGSARRPPLPLRSGGVPVCGLLPARGTDPPATCALGPTGPSSIPRSSGSCPRPTMSDTAVDTSSEISTKDLKEKKEVVEETENGRDAPANGNANEENGEQEADNEVDEEEEEGGEEEDEEEEGDGEEEDGDEDDEAETATGKRAAEDDEEEDVDTKKQKTDEDD; from the exons ATGGGGCCGGGGCAGGGGAGGCCGCGCACCGCCCACTACTCTATATTAAAGGGCCTGGCGCCGCGTGAGTCCCCCACTGGCCGCTCGCAAAAGCCATCTTTGCATTGTTCCCGGGCCGCCGTGTGCGCTGGGCATCTCTTCCCCCGCTGCAGCCGCCGACTCCGGCTCCTGCCTCGGCCCCGCTCCGGCTCCGCCGCTCCCGGCTCCGCTCGCCGCCCTCCGCTCCCGCTCCGCAGCGGCGGCGTGCCTGTGTGTGGGCTGCTCCCCGCGCGTGGGACCGACCCTCCTGCCACCTGCGCCCTCGGCCCGACCGGCCCCTCGAGCATCCCCCGTTCGTCCGGCAGCTGCCCCCGCCCCACCATGTCAGACACCGCCGTGGACACCAGCTCCGAGATCTCTACCAAG GAtctgaaagagaagaaggaggtggTGGAGGAGACGGAGAATGGCCGAGATGCCCCCGCTAACGGGAACGCT AATGAGGAGAACGGAGAACAGGAGGCTGACAATGAAgtagatgaagaggaggaagagggtggtgaagaagaggatgaggaagaagaaggtgATG GTGAGGAAGAAGATGGAGACGAAGATGATGAAGCCGAGACAGCTACAGGCAAACGGGCAGCTGAAGATGATGAG GAGGAGGATGTCGATACCAAGAAGCAGAAGACCGACGAGGATGACTAG
- the PTMA gene encoding prothymosin alpha isoform X1, translating to MRGAPCGSPLRELCHPGELGPRAPRERPRPARKASQPGSAGAGRDPARLRGGAPPRPHPPRPSPHLSRQGAGGGPAQEGAECAPWWSSSRLQLLGNCVRAHACVHVCMHVCMHVVCMAETPCGAGPAVFGGWGWGWAFRAEASQACQLFVQDFCPQRAYWMGRGVGAQDLKEKKEVVEETENGRDAPANGNANEENGEQEADNEVDEEEEEGGEEEDEEEEGDGEEEDGDEDDEAETATGKRAAEDDEEEDVDTKKQKTDEDD from the exons ATGCGTGGGGCTCCCTGCGGTTCCCCGCTCCGAGAGCTTTGCCATCCCGGGGAGCTGGGGCCACGTGCTCCGCGCGAGCGCCCGAGGCCCGCGCGCAAAGCCAGCCAGCCCGGCTCTGCCGGAGCCGGCCGGGACCCTGCGCGCCTGCGCGGCGGggctcctccccgcccccatcctccccgcccctccccccacctgagCCGCCAGGGGGCGGGCGGGGGACCTGCGCAGGAGGGAGCTGAGTGCGCCCCGTGGTGGTCGAGCAGCAGATTGCAGCTTCTGGGAAACTGCGTGCGCGCccatgcgtgtgtgcatgtgtgcatgcatgtgtgcatgcatgtagtCTGCATGGCAGAGACCCCCTGCGGTGCCGGTCCGGCCGTCttcggggggtgggggtgggggtgggcgttCAGAGCAGAGGCCAGCCAAGCCTGCCAGTTGTTTGTTCAGGACTTCTGCCCTCAGAGGGCTTACTGGATGGGGAGGGGTGTGGGGGCCCAG GAtctgaaagagaagaaggaggtggTGGAGGAGACGGAGAATGGCCGAGATGCCCCCGCTAACGGGAACGCT AATGAGGAGAACGGAGAACAGGAGGCTGACAATGAAgtagatgaagaggaggaagagggtggtgaagaagaggatgaggaagaagaaggtgATG GTGAGGAAGAAGATGGAGACGAAGATGATGAAGCCGAGACAGCTACAGGCAAACGGGCAGCTGAAGATGATGAG GAGGAGGATGTCGATACCAAGAAGCAGAAGACCGACGAGGATGACTAG